The Kluyvera intermedia genome includes the window GCAACAGCGAAGAGTAATCTTCCTCCCCCCGTCGTCAGGCGGGGGGAATAATGGAGTCGATAAAACCGTTGTTAATTCGGTGATTGCGATTAACAATACCCTTTTGCAGGGGTCTGCAAGTAACAAAGCCCTATCCGGTCTCTATATGCCCCGTTTGTCGTCTATGGTAAGGATGCTTGTTGCGCCTTCGTCGTCGTCATAACGGGTACAATTCTAAGCGGTACAGGGTTCAGAGGACGCTATGCTATCAATTTTACGTATGATTATTGTTGTCATTTATTGCATTCTGGTCTGCATTTTTGGCTGTATCTATTGCCTGTTCAGCCCACGCAATCCAAAACATGTTTCTACTTTTGGCCGTCTGTTTGGCCGTCTGTCATCCGTTTTTGGTTTAAAAGTCGAGCTTCGTAAGCCAGCGGATGCTGAAAGCTACGGCAACGCTATCTATATTGCGAACCACCAGAACAACTACGACATGGTGACGGCGGCGAATATCGTGCAACCGCCAACGGTGACTGTCGGGAAAAAGAGCCTGGTGTGGATCCCATTCTTCGGTCAGATTTACTGGTTAACCGGTAACTTGCTGATTGACCGTAATAACCGCGCTGCTGCGCATAGCACTATCGCCCAGGTGGTCAAATCGTTTAAGACCCGCAAGATCTCTTTCTGGATGTTCCCGGAAGGCACGCGAAGCCGGGGCCGTGGGCTGCTGCCGTTTAAAACCGGCGCATTTCATGCGGCGATTGCGGCGGGGGTACCGATTATTCCGGTCTGTGTTTCAAACACCTCAAATAAGATTAAACTTAACCGCTGGAATAACGGTCTGGTGATTGTTGAAATGCTGCCACCCATTGATACCAGCGCCTGGAGTAAAGATCAGGTTCGTGATTTAGCTAAACATTGCCGTGAAGTCATGAAGGCAAAAATTGCCGAGCTGGATCAGGAAGTGGCCGAGCGCGAGTCTGCCGGTAAAGTGTAAAAACGCCCCACGACGTGGGCTGATGCCTGCGTTGTATGCTGTTTTGCTGTTGGGAAAGTGATTTCCCCTTTTGATTTGTCAGTTTTGATGGAGCTTATATGTCACTCAGTCGGCGTCAGTTTATTCAGGCTTCGGGCGTTGCGCTTTGTGCGGGCGCTGTGCCGCTGAGGGCTCAGGCCGCAGGCAAACAGCCTGTGCTGCCGGTACCTCCGCTGCTGGAGTCTCGCCGTGGACAGCCGCTTTTCTTAACGATGCAGCGGACGCACTGGTCCTTTTCAGAAGGCACCCGCGCGTACGTATGGGGTATCAATGGCCGCTACCTTGGGCCAACTATCCGCGTCTGGAAAGGCGATGACGTTAAGCTCATCTACAGCAATCGACTCACTGAAAATGTCGCCATGACCATTCGTGGTTTGCAGGTGCCGGGCCCGCTGATTGGCGGTGCGGCACGCATGATGTCGCCGAACGCCGACTGGGCGCCGGTGTTGCCGATTCGTCAGAGTGCGGCAACCCTGTGGTATCAGGCCAATACGCCAAACCATACAGCACAGCAGGTTTATAACGGCCTGGCGGGCATGTGGTTAATTGAAGATGAAGTAAGTAAGTCCTTACCATTCCCTAATCACTACGGAGTCGATGACTTCCCGGTCATCATCCAGGATAAGCGTCTGGATAACTTCGGTACCCCGGTGTACGACGAACCGGGCAGCGGCGGTTTTGTTGGCGATACGCTGTTGGTTAATGGCGTGCAGGGGCCCTATGTGGAAGTCTCTCGCGGTTGGGTGCGCTTGCGCTTGCTCAATGCCTCCAACTCCCGCCGCTATTTACTGCAAATGAGCGATGGACGCGCGCTGCACGTTATCTCCAGCGATCAGGGTTTTCTGCCGGCACCCGTCTCGGCCACACAGATCTCACTGGCGCCAGGTGAGCGTCGGGAAGTACTGGTGGATATGACCAACGGTGATGAAGTGTCGATTACCTGTGGCGAGTCGGCAAGCATCATGGAACGTATTCGTGGATTCTTCGAACCTTCAAGTATCCTGATCTCGACGCTGGTGCTGACCCTTCGCCCGACGGGGCTGCTGCCGCTGGTGACCGATAACTTACCGATGCGCATATTGCCGGCGGAAATTCTCGGCGGTACTCCCATTCGCAGCCGCGATATCATGCTGGGCGACGATCCGGGCATCAACGGTCAGTTGTGGGATCCGCAGCGTATTGATATTACCGCCCAGCAGGGAACCTGGGAGCGCTGGACGGTTCGTGCCGACGCGCCGCAGTCGTTCCATATTGAAGGGGTGATGTTCCAGATCCGCAACGTCAACGGCGCAACGCCGATGCCGGAAGACCGGGGCTGGAAAGATACGGTGTGGGTTGATGGTCAGGTTGAACTGCTGGTGTATTACGCTCAGCCATCCTGGCCGCACTTCCCGTTCCAGTATTCCAGCCAGACGCTGGAACTGGCCGACAGGGGTTCCATTGGTCAAATTTTGGTTAACCCCGCGCCGTAATTAAGAAAATCCCGGCGTCATCGTGACGCCGTCAATAGCCCGGCCGAGCAGCGCGACGCCGGGTTATCAATCCGTTAAAATTCCCGCTTCATTCGTACGGCATTCAGGCTTATAATCCCCGACCTTTGATTATTTTTTTACCATTTTTTTGGAAGCATAATGAGCGCTATCTCCCTGATCCAACCGGATCGCGACCTTTTCTCCTGGCCGCAGTACTGGGCCGCCTGCTTTGGGCCGGCACCGTTTTTGCCGATGTCACGCGAAGAGATGGATCAACTTGGCTGGGATAGCTGCGACATCATTCTGGTAACCGGCGACGCCTATGTCGACCACCCAAGCTTTGGGATGGCGATTTGTGGTCGTATGCTGGAAGCGCAGGGGTTCCGTGTCGGGATCATCGCGCAGCCGGACTGGAACAGCAAAGACGAGTTTATGCGTCTGGGCAAACCGAACCTGTTCTTCGGTGTGACCGCAGGCAACATGGACTCGATGATTAACCGTTATACCGCAGACCGCAAGCTGCGTCATGACGATGCTTACACCGCAGGTAACGTGGCGGGCAAACGCCCGGACCGCGCGACGCTTGTGTATACCCAACGCTGTAAAGAAGCGTGGAAAGATGTGCCGGTGATCCTGGGCGGTATCGAAGCCAGCCTGCGTCGTACTGCGCACTATGATTACTGGTCTGATACCGTGCGTCGCTCGGTGCTGGTCGACTCCAAAGCCGACATGTTGATGTTCGGTAACGGCGAGCGTCCATTGGTGGAAGTCGCGCACCGTCTGGCTGCTGGTGAACCTATCGGCCATATCCGCGATGTGCGTAACACCGCCATCATGGTAAAAGAAGCGCTGCCGGGCTGGAGCGGGGTGGATTCCACTCGCCTGGACATGCCGGGCAAAATCGACCCTATTCCGCATCCGTACGGTGAAGATCTGCCGTGCGCTGATAACAAAACCGTGGCGCCGCCAAAACAAGAAGCCAAGCGCGTGACGGTCCAGCCGGCACGTCCGAAGCCGTGGGAAAAAACCTACGTGCTGTTGCCTTCTTTTGAGAAGGTGAAAGGCGACAAAGTCCTTTACGCACACGCGTCACGTATTCTTCATCATGAAACCAACCCAGGTTGTGCACGTGCGCTGATGCAAAAACACGGTGAGCGCTATATTTGGGTCAATCCACCGGCGATTCCACTGTCTACTGAAGAGATGGATAGCGTGTTTGCGCTGCCGTATAAGCGTGTTCCGCATCCTTCATATGGCGATGCGCGCATTCCGGCCTACGAGATGATCCGCTTCTCGATTAACATCATGCGCGGCTGCTTCGGCGGCTGTTCCTTCTGTTCAATTACCGAGCACGAAGGGCGTATTATCCAAAGCCGTTCTGAAGATTCGATTGTTAACGAAATCGAAGCCATTCGTGACACCGTTCCTGGTTTTACCGGTATTATCTCCGATCTTGGCGGCCCAACGGCCAACATGTATATGCTGCGCTGTAAGTCACCGCGCGCCGAGCAAACCTGTCGTCGTCTGTCCTGTGTCTATCCAAGTATTTGCGAGCACATGGACACCAACCACGAACCGACGATCAATCTCTACCGTCGCGCTCGTGATCTGAAAGGGATTAAAAAGATCCTTATCGCTTCTGGCGTACGTTATGACATTGCCGTGGAAGACCCGCGCTACATTAAAGAACTGGCGACGCACCACGTCGGTGGTTATCTGAAGATTGCCCCGGAACATACCGAAGAAGGGCCGCTGTCTAAGATGATGAAGCCGGGGATGGGCAGCTATGACCGCTTCAAAGAACTGTTTGATACCTTTTCAAAACAGGCGGGTAAAGAGCAGTATCTGATTCCGTACTTTATCTCCGCGCACCCGGGTACGCGTGATGAAGATATGGTGAACCTGGCGCTGTGGCTGAAGCAGCGTCGTTTCCGCCTGGATCAGGTGCAGAACTTCTATCCGTCGCCGCTGGCAAACTCGACCACCATGTATTACACCGGCAAGAACCCGCTGAGTAAGATTGGTTATAAGAGTGAAGACGTGGTGATCCCGAAAGGTGATAAGCAGCGTCGTCTGCACAAAGCGCTGCTGCGCTATCACGATCCGGCTAACTGGCCGCTGATTCGTCAGGCGCTGGAGAACATGGGTAAAAAGCACCTGATTGGCAGCCGTCGTGACTGTCTGGTACCGGCACCGACGATTGATGAAATGCGCGAAGCGCGTCGCCTGAATCGTAATACGCGTCCGGCGCTGACCAAGCACACGCCGGTAGAGCATCAGCGTCAAACGCCGAAAGCCAATGCGAATACCAAAAAACGCGTGAAAACCGCCTCACGTTAATCGGTAGTCGTTGAGTGAAAGGGAATGGAGCCTGAACAGGCTTCCATTCCCTTTTTTATTATTAGTTTC containing:
- a CDS encoding 1-acylglycerol-3-phosphate O-acyltransferase, producing MLSILRMIIVVIYCILVCIFGCIYCLFSPRNPKHVSTFGRLFGRLSSVFGLKVELRKPADAESYGNAIYIANHQNNYDMVTAANIVQPPTVTVGKKSLVWIPFFGQIYWLTGNLLIDRNNRAAAHSTIAQVVKSFKTRKISFWMFPEGTRSRGRGLLPFKTGAFHAAIAAGVPIIPVCVSNTSNKIKLNRWNNGLVIVEMLPPIDTSAWSKDQVRDLAKHCREVMKAKIAELDQEVAERESAGKV
- the ftsP gene encoding cell division protein FtsP; this translates as MSLSRRQFIQASGVALCAGAVPLRAQAAGKQPVLPVPPLLESRRGQPLFLTMQRTHWSFSEGTRAYVWGINGRYLGPTIRVWKGDDVKLIYSNRLTENVAMTIRGLQVPGPLIGGAARMMSPNADWAPVLPIRQSAATLWYQANTPNHTAQQVYNGLAGMWLIEDEVSKSLPFPNHYGVDDFPVIIQDKRLDNFGTPVYDEPGSGGFVGDTLLVNGVQGPYVEVSRGWVRLRLLNASNSRRYLLQMSDGRALHVISSDQGFLPAPVSATQISLAPGERREVLVDMTNGDEVSITCGESASIMERIRGFFEPSSILISTLVLTLRPTGLLPLVTDNLPMRILPAEILGGTPIRSRDIMLGDDPGINGQLWDPQRIDITAQQGTWERWTVRADAPQSFHIEGVMFQIRNVNGATPMPEDRGWKDTVWVDGQVELLVYYAQPSWPHFPFQYSSQTLELADRGSIGQILVNPAP